The nucleotide sequence GATATGGGTCCTTTTAAATGGATGGATAAAGATTTAAAAGATAAAAATAGTGAATATTATCTTGGTTAATACTATTCACTAACAGGTGGAGTTGATAACCTTATGTCATATAGATGAAGGAGAATGGGAAAAAATAGAAATTTAATTATAAATCATTATAATGTGTGGGGTGATTTTTCTAAGAAAGTTATAAATAAAGGGATGATATATTTTGAGAATTTAGTAACTGATGGTTCTGTTAAGATGACTTAATATGGTGATGATGGAGAATTGATACATTATACACCTCGAAGATAAGTTTTTAGGTTGTAATTTAATTTGGTTTTTATTACAATGAAACTATTAAAAATTATTCTAAAAATGTATTTTAGAAGGAGAAATGTATGAGTAATCAAGCCGTTATAAGAATAAAGAATTTTCAAGCTGATTATGATTTTAGAATTTGTAATTTGAGTGTGAGTATTTATTGTATTGGTAAGGGAAATTTAGTTTTGGATGTGACAAATAAACAAACTAAGGAATTAGTCCTTGAAAATGTAGAAGTTAGTGATGGTACTCAGTCAATTCAATGTGATTTGGATAATGGAATATATAATTTTAAGATATATGAAGTTTTTAATAAAAAAGATAGTTCTAGCAGATACTTGTTATATGAAGCAAATTTTACATACAGTAATCCGTATGATGCTAAAGATGGAGAAATAATTATTAAAAATATTAAATATAAGGGTGATGAATACGCACTTAGATATTATTACAAAATTACAGATATAATTCCTAGTGAAGAAAATGAGAATGTATTTTATGCTAAGATGGTTGGGTATGATAAGTTTGATATATTAAAAAGTATAAATGATCCATATGAAATTAAGATTACTTATTTAGATGAAAAGCAAAAGGAAATTTTTATAGAGTTTGAAGAAGATGGGGAGTATATGTACTTTTTATTTCACAGAGATAAGAGAATGCTTATTAAAGAAGAGGATAAAAATGACCAAATAAATTATGACAGATATTTTGAGTTAACGGACGATGAAAGTAGTTATTTAACTACAAATTATAGATAGAGGTATCACTTTTGGGTGATACCTCTTTTATTTTTAATATTTTTTGTATGTGTTTTTACAAATTAATGAATCTTGGGAATAATATTACATTTTCGATTTGTGAATGAGTTATAACATCATTTTTAAATTCACTTAATTCTAAGTAAAATTTAGTTATGCTACCACAAGCGTTTTTTGGAGCTACAAAGTTATTTGTTATATCAGATATTTTTTTAAGAGATGGACCTATTACATAATGTTCATCAACAGCTTCTCTTATAAATTTTTCCATTGATTTGTATTCTGGGCTATCTTTTGTAAACTTTCCTTCTTGAAATTCTTTTATAGGATCAAAAATTAATCTTTCTTCTAATATCAAATGACCTTCAAATACTTCTCTTATTTTTGAAAAAATTGAGTGTATTTCCCAAAATAAATCTTTATATTCATGGATGTGATGATCCATAATTTTTAACAGACTTTTATTTAAATTTGGAATTGTCTGTCTAATATTTGAATGATAGTTATTTATTATAAAAGATATAATATCTTCTGAACTCTTAGATAAGAAATCTTCGAGTCTTATATCATCCTTTAATTTACCTAATTGTAAAAAATTATTTTGTTCAGATTTTTTATTATTTAATTCCATTGTAAGACTCCTTTTTAATTTATATCTAAAATTCTACAATAATTTGGTGATTATTAAAAGGATAACGACAAAAGAATTATTATTTACTCATAAAATCTTGGGAATAAAACATTGTTTTCAAGTTGAGTATGGGCGATCAAGTGATCTTGAAGTTTTTTGAGATCACTATATACTTTTTTTACAGTATTGCATGCATCTTGTGGTGGAGTGTAGTTGTTTGTAGCATCTGAAAGTTCCTTTAAACATGGTCCAACAATTGAATGTTCATTTATTGATTCGTTTATTGAAGATATCATAATTTTGTATTCTTGACTTTCTCTATTAATTTGATTCGATTCCAATGAAATCATAGCTTTAAAAATATTTTCTTCTTCGAGTATGAGATGAGAATCCATTAATACTTGAATTTTTCCAACCAATTCGTGTATTTTCCAAAACAGTTCTTTATGTTTATTGATATGTACTCTCATTATTTTTAACATAAGTTTGTTTATTTCTGGTAGGTCTCTAAGTAAACCTTCGTGAAAATGATTTATTATGAAGTTTATTATTTCATTTGATGGTTTTGATGAAATATCTATTGATTTTAATATTTCATCTTTGTGTGAGTCATTTATTTTTGTGTGTTTAATTTCATTATAAAGCTCATCTAAAACTTTGTCATTATTGATATTTAGTTCTATTAAAGCATCTTTTAATTTCTTTTGACCCCCACAGCAAAAATCAATTTTATATTTATCAAAAAAATTTTTAGAGCTTGGGAAATTATTTAGTATATCTCCAATCTTTTTATTTAATAAGTTCATTTTTGCCTCCTGTAAATATTGATTTAATACTCAATTAGTATTTTACTATAAATAAATATTTAAACGAAAAAAACCGATATATTAAATATATCGGTTTAAAAATAGGGAAAACGGAGTGTTATATTATGATTAAGTAATTGAAAAGTTTAAAATGTACCTCTGTACAATTAATAATATCGTGTATATTTTTAAAATGTTTATAGCTTTAAATAAAAAAATTATATTGTGTATATAATAAAAATTTACTAAATGATAATTTATGGAGTAAATTTATGTTTAAATTTAAAAATATACTGATAAAATTTATTATATTTTGTATGTGCTTAAATTTATTTGGTGCTTCAGAAGACACTTTTAAACAAGAGATAAACAAAAATAATAAAAAAATTAGAGAATTATATGAGTCAGACGTTAAATTTAACACTGAAATGGATTTAATACAGAAGAAACTTTTAGAATTGAGCCAAGAAATTGATAAAAAACAAAGAATTGTAGAAGAATATAATAAGCAAATAGAGTTAACTGAACAAAATATTTATGATGCAAACAAAAATATAGAAAATTTAAATAATGAAATAAATGAACTTGAAGATGTAGTTCACAAAAATTTGCTTGAAATTCAAAAATACGAAGAAGATATAAAAAAGTTTAAACAGGTTATTGATAATAGACTGAGAAATTTATACAAAAATATAGATACATATACAAATAATTTAATTAGGATATTTTATACATCAGAGAATGTCATAGATTGCTTTGATAAAATTTTAAGTATGAATAAATTTTTGGAAATAGATAGAATTGCAA is from Candidatus Arthromitus sp. SFB-rat-Yit and encodes:
- a CDS encoding hemerythrin domain-containing protein; translation: MELNNKKSEQNNFLQLGKLKDDIRLEDFLSKSSEDIISFIINNYHSNIRQTIPNLNKSLLKIMDHHIHEYKDLFWEIHSIFSKIREVFEGHLILEERLIFDPIKEFQEGKFTKDSPEYKSMEKFIREAVDEHYVIGPSLKKISDITNNFVAPKNACGSITKFYLELSEFKNDVITHSQIENVILFPRFINL
- a CDS encoding DUF542 domain-containing protein; translated protein: MNLLNKKIGDILNNFPSSKNFFDKYKIDFCCGGQKKLKDALIELNINNDKVLDELYNEIKHTKINDSHKDEILKSIDISSKPSNEIINFIINHFHEGLLRDLPEINKLMLKIMRVHINKHKELFWKIHELVGKIQVLMDSHLILEEENIFKAMISLESNQINRESQEYKIMISSINESINEHSIVGPCLKELSDATNNYTPPQDACNTVKKVYSDLKKLQDHLIAHTQLENNVLFPRFYE